From Asterias amurensis chromosome 3, ASM3211899v1, a single genomic window includes:
- the LOC139935026 gene encoding uncharacterized protein, translating into MFKNFFNCCVLLRCFPATRDAQMWLNYTKMHDLTAFCLMGNQALSMFVSRSNPHSSLQEEEWNQESLRTTMRFVESAMAAEEETQAHKVPFHAKLYCSEILNCHHPALQETQGLQKTEQASTKENEMMENRY; encoded by the exons atgttcaaaaacttCTTCAACTgttgtgttctgctcagatgttttCCAGCAACAAgagacgctcag atgtggttgaactataccaagatgcatgaccTTACGGCtttttgtttgatgggaaatcaagcactatcgatgtttgtgtcaaggtcgaatccacactcaagcttgcaagaagaagaatggaatcag GAATCGTTGAGAACAACCATGAGATTTGTGGAATCTGCAATGGCTGCTGAAGAAGAGACTCAAGCCCATAAAGTGCCGTTTCATGCCAAACTTTACTGTAGTGAAATCCTTAATTGCCATCATCCTGCCCTGCAAGAGACACAAG GTCTACAAAAGACAGAGCAGGCAAGCACAAAGGAGAATGAGATGATGGAAAACAGGTACTGA